A DNA window from Vigna angularis cultivar LongXiaoDou No.4 chromosome 1, ASM1680809v1, whole genome shotgun sequence contains the following coding sequences:
- the LOC108323753 gene encoding heavy metal-associated isoprenylated plant protein 32, with product MSKEEFLKIQKCVLKVNIHCDGCRQKVKKILQKIDGVFTTQIDAEQGKVTVSGNVDPNLLIKKLAKSGKHAELWGAAPKPNNNHNNNQNHPVNVNQGKNMQIEHLKGMGNHNQNNKGQHPKSGGGNNQPKGGGGGGQQQGSNPQQLQQLQQQQQLQLQQLQQQQRLQQQLQQLQQMKGFQDLNIPQFKDLKLTPHNSNPKAVKFDIPEDDEDFTDDDDFDDDDEFDEEFDDDDEDDVMDDLPPNKMKLPPTMMNVPKAANNVAGKKGAGPLPFQVHGGGQKGGGGVSIGGGPQGGGNKSGNNGGKNGGGAFEGKNGGGGNKNNNGGGGGNINNNMNMNGGKKGNPMGGGGVQPPMNAGFRNMGAGGPQGMSGPNVGSMNRSMPNIPAVQGLPAASFNGGGYIQSGGPNGMAGNPFQQQQQQQLLQHQQQLQHQQQLQQQLQHQQQLQQQQHMGAMMGNERFQPMMYARPPPAVNYMYPPYPYPPPDPYTHFFSDENTSSCNVM from the exons ATGAGTAAAGAGGAATTCTTGAAGATACAG AAATGTGTTCTTAAAGTGAACATACACTGTGATGGGTGCAGACAGAAAGTGAAGAAAATCTTGCAGAAAATTGACG GTGTGTTCACCACACAGATCGATGCTGAGCAAGGGAAGGTGACGGTTTCAGGCAATGTGGACCCCAACCTTCTCATCAAGAAGCTTGCGAAATCTGGGAAACATGCAGAACTCTGGGGAGCTGCacctaaacccaacaacaatcaCAATAATAACCAGAACCACCCTGTCAATGTCAACCAGGGCAAGAACATGCAAATTGAACACCTCAAAGGTATGGGAAACCACAACCAGAACAACAAAGGTCAACATCCCAAGAGTGGTGGTGGAAATAACCAACCCaaaggtggtggtggtggtggtcaACAACAAGGATCAAATCCTCAACAGCTCCAGCAGCtccagcagcagcagcagctcCAGCTCCAACAGCTCCAGCAGCAGCAGCGGCTCCAGCAACAGCTACAACAACTTCAGCAGATGAAAGGGTTTCAAGATCTGAACATCCCTCAATTCAAGGACCTCAAGCTTACCCCTCACAACTCCAACCCCAAAGCTGTTAAGTTTGATATTCCAGAGGATGACGAAGACTTCACCGACGACGATGATTTTGACGATGACGACGAATTTGACGAGGAGTTTGATGATGACGACGAAGATGATGTTATGGATGATCTTCCccccaacaaaatgaaattaccACCAACCATGATGAATGTTCCCAAGGCCGCCAATAATGTTGCTGGAAAGAAAGGTGCAGGACCTCTTCCGTTTCAAGTGCATGGGGGAGGACAAAAGGGTGGTGGCGGAGTCAGCATCGGTGGTGGCCCCCAGGGTGGAGGTAACAAAAGTGGCAACAATGGCGGTAAGAACGGAGGTGGTGCATTTGAGGGTAAAAACGGTGGTGGAGGGAACAAGAATAACaatggaggaggaggaggtaaCATTAACAATAACATGAACATGAATGGAGGTAAGAAAGGTAATCCAATGGGTGGAGGTGGTGTTCAACCACCAATGAACGCTGGATTCCGAAACATGGGTGCTGGTGGTCCCCAAGGTATGTCCGGGCCGAATGTAGGTTCCATGAACAGGTCAATGCCGAACATTCCGGCCGTGCAGGGACTTCCGGCGGCCTCCTTCAACGGCGGTGGATACATTCAAAGCGGCGGTCCGAATGGTATGGCTGGAAACCCTTtccagcagcagcagcagcagcaacttTTACAGCATCAGCAACAGTTACAGCATCAACAACAGTTACAACAACAATTACAGCATCAACAACAGTTACAGCAACAACAACATATGGGAGCAATGATGGGAAACGAGAGATTCCAGCCAATGATGTACGCCCGACCTCCGCCGGCGGTGAATTACATGTACCCTCCCTACCCCTACCCTCCTCCAGATCCTTACACCCACTTTTTCAGCGATGAGAACACCTCCAGTTGCAACGTAATGTGA